A stretch of DNA from Anopheles ziemanni chromosome 3, idAnoZiCoDA_A2_x.2, whole genome shotgun sequence:
AACGTTGTAGGATTCCATGCCGGCAcatgtttgtttacaattgGCTTtggaattgtttaattttccaaacattgaAGGAACGCATTTTATAGCAACTTGTCCTGTAACGTTCCCGAAGGGTAAGCAACTGTCAACAACTGtcagttggaaaaacaaaataaacacatttccTCGTGTTTCAGTTTTGGTGTGGAAAGATTAGTCGTTTATCGAAAGATTTTGTGAAATCTTCAGTGCTGAAGCTATCCAGCACCTTTCAACATGAGTGCCGGACAGTTTGAAGATGCTCTGGAAGATGCAACCGAATATTTGGGTGTTGTGGACTTGAACGAGAAACTGAAGGCAACCGTGCCTACGTCGAAAGTAAATGGTGCTTCGCCGGCGGTAACGAAAATCGAAATACAAGATGCCCTATTTGGAACCGGCAAGATTGAGTCCGAAAAAGAGCAGTGGGAAGAATACGACTATGattacgatgatgatgacgacgacgatctaGATGATGATCATTTCTACTGCTACGAAGGCGGAGAAATTAAACGAAACCAACAGCTAAACCTTCTGCAATCGCACACCAACACCCAGAGCGTTAGCCAGAAGGTGTCACACTTTCAACCGGCCGATACgcttttcaaaaagtttaccAATCGCATCAACGTGGAAAAGTACGACGGTCCATCGTCGCTGCCCAGCCATGCCAAGAACACGCTCATCGAAACACAGCGCAAAGCGGACAGTGATCGGTTGCGTAGCAAGGACAAGCAGGATCGGGCAACGGTCGAGCAAGTGATGGATCCCCGCACCCGCATGATTGTATTCAAGCTCCTCAACCGGGCCATGATAAATGAAATCAACGGTTGCATCTCGACGGGCAAGGAGGCCAATGTTTACCATGCCACGTCAAGCACCGGGATGGACTACGCgatcaaaatcttcaaaacttcGATCCTCACGTTCAAGGATCGCGACAAGTACGTAACGGGCGAGTACCGGTTTCGGCATGGGTACAACAAACATAACCCCCGTAAAATGGTTCGCACCTGGGCGGAAAAGGAGATGCGCAATCTCGTGCGAATGAAAAAGTGTGAGCTCCCCGTCCCGGAACCGATTCTGCTGCGTGGTCACGTGTTGGTAATGGAATTTATTGGGCGTGATGGATGGCCAGCATCGAAGCTGAAGGATGTCGAGCTGAGCACGTCGAAAGCCCGCGAACTGTACCGGGACGCGGTAGTAATGATGTGGATCATGTACAATCGCTGCAAGCTGGTCCATGCCGATTTGTCCGAGTTTAATCTACTTTACCACGAGGGTAAGATCATTATCATCGATGTGTCACAGTCCGTTGAGCACGAGCACCCGCACGCACTGGAATTCCTGCGCAAGGATTGCACCAACGTGACGGAATTTTTCCGTAAACGTGATGTCTCCACGATGACGGTCAAAGAACTGTTTGACTTCATCACCGACGCCACGATCACTCCCGAGACGATGGAAGGTTGCCTGGAACGTATATCGGAGAAGATCGCTAACCGAAGCTTCGACGAATTTACCGAGCTGCAAAAGATTGAGGAGGCCGTGTTTAAGCGGATATTTATCCCGAAAACCCTGCACGACGTCTACGATGCTGAACGGGATGTGTTCGACACGCGCGAGGAGGATCTGGTGTACAAAACGATCACAGGGCTAGGAGCGGTTGAGAAGCAGCCTTCCAACCAACCCGTTGTACCAGAAGACGCTTTGGACTCGAAAGATGGCAATAGTTCTGAAGAGTGCAGTGATTCAGAGCATTCATCTAATGACGAAGACGATGAAGAAGGTGGAAACGAAGGAAAGGGAAGTGCAGTAATTGTGCGAGCGAAGGATGAAACGGCCGAAGAGCGTCGAGCACGGAAAAAGGCCGTTAAGGATGAAAAAGCTGAAAAGCGAAAAGCAAAAGTaaagaaacacattaaaaaGCGCAAGGAGAAAATGGGCCGAAAATAAGCGAAAACAGGGAAGGGGGGACAACAACCCAATAATTATATTGTTGATGTAAAGATATCGAAATATAATATTCATTTACCTGTAAATTGTACAACATTTGTAGCATCTTATTTCACagtaataaaaacaaccaacctACAAATAATCTACAAATTCTTCGCTACATCAGtaactttaaaataaaaacattattaGCTACTGATAGCATAAAGCAAATTAATGAACGTGTAGAGACCGCCATTTGATCATCGAGAAGATGGAAAGCGAGAATTAAATAAGTTCCATCATAATAAtcttaaaattaattgaaacattcGTTTTGAATTTCCAGCAGGCCAGCTGTAGATGCCATAACAGAACAGGATTTTATAGCATTTCGGCAACACGGGTTAAGCCgtttgttggtaaacaaaaattgacgtaaaaaatagtaaacacAAAGTTACCCGTTAGTACCAGGAGGATCATAACCCTTCACTAGAACAGTGAATTACATCGGGTTTGGACGTAAAATGGCCACCCAGAACGAACCTGGGGCTGTGTTGCGATTCTACCCCACAGCGACGGACATTTTGGCTGACAAAATATACTACTGTCCGATGGAAAATTGTGAGGTGACGTTCCAGAATGGATCGCACATGCAAATGCACGTCAAGCGGCACCACAAGACTACTGCCCCGGAGCTAAACGGGATGAGCAAAGGTAGTGCAAAGAGTGACCACAAACGATTCTATTGTCCGTCAGTGGAATGTGTCTACCATCAGCTTCCATCGGACATCCCCATCAAGGCACGGTACTTCAGCTCCTTCAAAAGCCTGAAGCAACACTACCTTAAAATGCATAGCGAGCGAAAATTTGGCTGCAGTAGCtgtgaaaaatcgtttgccaCCGCTAGCTTCCTGCGACATCACCGGTTATCGTGTGGTCAAAAGTTCAAGTGTGAGCATTGTTCATATTCTTACGGATCTCGAGAAGCATTGCTGACGCATGCCAAACGGAAGCAGCATGGGTATTCTAAACTGGTTGGGGCCAGAAAGTATACAAAGAGTATCAGCATTGGAACACAAACTCAGATAAGGAAAGAAAATCAGCAAACTCAAACGGAACTCTCCTCGAACTGTGATACACCATCCACCGAAGTCAAGCAGAGTGAATGTATTCCGCTTATGACGATTGATCAATACAAACCAAATGAAGGCTATTCATTTGCCAATGGTTCCAGTACCGACGATTTTATGTACAGCCATTCTCAAAGCGGCCCGATCGAAGGTTCAGAGTCATTCGTAGTGTGCACCGAAACGCAAACCGACTTCATGGATGTCGTGTATCCAAATGTGATAAACAACCACGATCCATTACTTTCCTACACGCATATGTATACGCAAACCAACGACGAACCGGGGCTCATCACCGATCTTGGACTGTCCACCATCGAAACTCAAACCAGTTGGAATGACGGGGGCGAAGGGTTTGGGGATTATCTCGTCTCCACCGAAACGCAAACCAACTTCGACATCGAGGGCTTTAACTGTGGCAGCCATTGTAACGACAAAATCAATCAAGCAGTACAATGCCAGCCAACCACAGCATCCACTGGAACGGCCTTTCTTCCGGTAATGAACGATAACATCAATAATCCCTCAAACATTACGCAAGGCTCATGATATAGAGATGGAAGCGGTATAGACCGTGACTATCGATTTAAGTTTTAATTCTAGCCATCGAATGTAGTAAATTCCGCGATTTCCGCTCTTCCTTTTAAAATCTTATGAACAATGTATTTATATGTGATCGTATTTATTTATCTGCGCTATGTACAATTTTAAATGCTTGAATGATCAAGAAGTTCAGGCTAAGGCcatagaataaaataattgaaataattataTAAATACTTGAGCTTTCGTTGTTACAACCATAATTATTGTAAAACATGGGATCAATTAttattcaaacattatttattcGAAAGTGAAATCGCATTTTGCATTATCTGAGTCTCCTTTTTACAACCgttttatcaaattttgtaaacttagcaaaaagaaaacgagactCCGCTAGCTGCTGGGGCGCTGCCCAAGGAAATATTACTTTCAGGTTAACTGATTACATTTTGACATGATACATTCAATTTGATTACTGTTGGCTTCCTCTTACTTCATTTACACAGAAGATTAATTAAAAAGCTATTcaatttgatgaaaatgtaGAAAATATCAATATAGGAACACTAAAAGTCACAAATAAATTACAATCAAGAAACCGGCTCTGAAAGAATGCATGGTCTACATGGTTGTACCTGGCTTGTACCTCCTTGGTATGGATCTTTCAAATCTGTCAAATGATGTATCGGCTTCAGACAGCAATAAAGTTCCCTGTTtagataaaaagtttttaCATTCGGTTGCGAAAAGCACCGAACAATACTTTTTAATGTTCAAATAAACTGCTTTCTACACTGCTACGATGTGAAAGGAGAAGAGTTCAGTGCCAGGAACTAAAGTTACTATGATAAATTTGTGAGAAGTTTTCCATGCACCGTCAGATCACGGTTGAACAAGTTcctagcattttttttttttgctatagtGTTGCCTTTCCGGTGCCCACTTCTTTAATTCATTAATGAGACAAGCTTAAATTTCGGTAACTTATAGTGATTTGGCAttgaagaaattcaaatgaACAAACATTATTAGGGCATTTTTGTGTGAGTGTTAAACAGTGCTGATTTCTTCGACCTTTTGGAATTTGGCCAGGAAGGAACTTCAAGTCAATCTTTGCACTACCTGCAACGATGGGCGATGTAGGTTGTTCACACTTCGCCACGTACATTAAGGAATTCGGATACGATTCGTTCACGGTCGTGCACGCGTACTTTAGTGCTTGCATCGGAAAGGAAGCCCGACGCCGCAAGGCGCTGTCCTGTCTGTGCCACAAATGTGGCGGCTCCGGACCTCAGCTCTTCTCCTGCCTACACTGCATCTACTTCGGCTGCAAGGGAGCGCACATCAACGAGCATTACAAGCTCACCAAGCATTTCATGGCCCTCGAGCTGTGCTACGGGATGCTCTACTGCTACCAATGTCGGGACTTCATCTACAACAGCGAATGTCAGGCGATTGCCGAACGCCATCTGCGCCGCGAGGCTCGCAGCCTTAACAAGAGCCTGTCCTGGCGCCCGTGGAGCCCTTCGAAGCTGGAGATTGAGTTGCTGTTGAAAAATCCGAAACGACGCCACGTGACGGCCTACTCCAGCATCGGACTGCGTGGGCTGCTCAACCTCGGTTCAACCTGTTTCATGAACTGCATTGTGCAGGCCCTCATCCATACACCATTGCTGCGTGACTACTTCCTCGCCGAGCTGCACGAGTGCACCTCGAAAACGGCCGCCAAATGTCTCGTCTGTGAAGTGTCCCGCCTCTTCCAGGAGTTCTACTCCGGGGCGAGGGGTCCACTGTCCCTGCATCGGTTGCTTCACCTCATCTGGAACCATGCGCGACACCTGGCCGGTTACGAGCAACAGGATGCGCACGAGTTCTTCATTGCGACCCTCGACGTACTGCATCGTCATTGCAAAATATCGATGACGGAATTAGCAGCCAACGTtgcggccgccgccgctgccgaaAAATCCCAACAGCAACCCCAGAACCAGCATTCGAACACAAACTTCCACCTTCCACAAGGCTCCCTTCAACAGCAACTCCTACAACAGTCCACCTCAAACGCCCAGCCGCTCTCAGCGACAACCACGGGAACGCAACCTATGGCGCCCAATGCCGGTGCCACCTCCAACGCCACCCCGGCGGACCCCAATCCGGCCCAGTGTAACTGCATTATCGATCAAATCTTCACCGGCGGTCTGCAGAGTGACGTCGTTTGTCAGGCATGCAACGGTGTCTCGACCACGATCGACCCGTTCTGGGACATTTCGCTCGATCTGGGCGAATCGTCCAACAGCCAAGGCTACGGTGGACCCCCGAAGTCCCTCATCGATTGTCTGGAACGGTTTACCCGGGCCGAGCATTTGGGTTCGAGTGCAAAAATCAAATGCAACACCTGCAAAAGCTATCAGGAATCCACCAAGCAACTGTCGATGCGAACGCTCCCGATCGTGGCCAGTTTTCATCTCAAGCGGTTTGAGCACTCTAGTCTGGTACGTTTGATGAAAATGATTAAACGAGAATTCTGAATGTTTATTACATAAAAGATTatctattttaaattatattatgCATCTTTCCCAAGCTTTTCTTAACCGATTTTTTCACTATTCGCTTTCCGCCTTTTCTCAATTTTAGATCGATAAAAAAATTTCCACCTTCATCTCATTCCCTTCGGAGCTGGACATGACGCCGTTTATGTCACAAAAAAAGTCtgaccaacagcagcagcctcTGTCGGGCGGTGCGGACCGAAAAGCATCAACCCACAGCGCCGACAACGTTGGAGCGAACGGATCGTCTACTCCGGCCGCAACCGGAATGGCTGGCTCGTCATCCGGCCAGGGTGACGAGGACCGGGGAACTAATGGCGGCGGGAACGGATCACAGCACAGCCGTGATACGGCCGACTTCCGGTATTCGCTGTACGCAGTTATTAACCACGTCGGGACGCTAGACGCTGGCCACTATACGGCATACGTGCGCCATCAGAAGGACATTTGGGTGAAGTGTGACGATCATATCATTACCACTGCCACGCTGAAGCAGGTCCTCGATAGTGAAGGGTATGTGACAGTAGAGCGCTAAAAGAAGGGAAATTATCTTACCATTTTCTGTTCTTGTTTTAGGtaccttttattttatcacaaaAAGATACTGGAGTACGAATAATGTGACACACCCTCGGAGGAGTGGATGAAGCCAATAGAAAACAACGGGAGGGGTTTTCGGGGGCTCCTTGAACGAGTAGCAAACATTAAGACTGGCAATTCCCGACTCCTTAAAGACGGCATTCTTTCTCGCtgtttcgatgcatttctcTTACCCAACCGTTTCCTGAGGAAGCTCATCATgtatttcttttgtatttgGAAACCTACATCGGAAACCGATCGACGAAACGAACATGCTTAATATGTGTTCCGGAAGTTCATTTTATCCCCCCACCCTCTTTTCTCGCATACGGACACTACTATTTTTATTGACGTATTATTTTTAGCTCACATAAACCGTACTATAGGCACATTTTAGGCTTGGACAAAATATGTTCAATTTAGATTAGGTAgaagaacaaacaacaaagatACGCTTTCAGTCATTGTGTTAATAATATCCATATTTATTAAAGTGATCCTTCTCTTTCCTATTTCTCCTACCGCTCCCAACACAAACTCTTCCAGTCCAGTTCCAACGATCGGGATGCGTTCAATGCATGGCGGcacaaacgggaaaaaaacatttagcGAATAAAACAAGGGAAAGAACGAAAAGACCAACCCAACGAAAGCATGGGGGTGTGATGAATcgaatcaaatgttttcctttttcctttcaccgTCAGTTTCTGTTCGTAACCTTCGATCATCACTTCCTTACACGATCAGATCGGTAGCCGAATATCCTTTACCTTGTTCGCCCGGTGTcggtatttgtttttttcaggtGTTACTGTGATCCACACAAAGCTTGCCTACTGATTTCCTATGGAAGAATTCTACCGCCTACTCTTCCCAAAACAGGAACATGAATGGAAGATGTGCAAGAGGTGAACGATGTTCGTTTGTGCATGGTACGAATagtgaataacaaaaacaaacaaactcaaataaacaaatacttCACGCATGTGGAATCAACTTCCTTTAGTAttccgttttttcttttctaatgAGTTTTTAACTAAGAccggaaaagaaacaacagtCATTACCTAACAAAGTGCGGGGTCGATCGTACACGTTCGATGTATTTTCCTCACTCTCGTTTCTCTGGGGAGCATGATATCgttaaaaagttttgaaatgTATTCCAGTTTATAACAAGGGCCGAATGAAAAGTGTGGATGTATTATGATCGATCAAAGCAGCCGATGAGGACTGTTGGGTGCTTTGTTGATATTGTAGCGTATGAGACATTAGCACCCTTTTATCTTACTGGCCAAATGATAATGagtcaatccaatcaaatcaaatcattctctctctctctctctttacaCTACAAAAACGAATATTTGAACCGCACACAACCTCAGCGGCGGGCTCCTGCTTTGTTGACTGCTTGAACTTTAACAACCTTATTCAATTATGCGGGGTTTTAAACTGCTCGAACCATGTCCTAGATTTAGTCTTGACGAATGCTGACAATGCACCATTGTGCTCTAAAATTTCTATGTGCGAATCTACTATAACAAGCGCGGACCCACATCACCCGCCACTTAGTTTTAGTCTTATTGTACCGCAAACTCGTAATTTAGCTAGACAGGGCCCTCCTCCCATCAATTATTGTAACTTTAGTAGGACTGACTATGGCAGATTGTGTGATGTGCTCGCTCGGTTGGACTGGACCTTCTTGGCCGATAGTTCCTCAGTTGACCTTATCGCTGAGCGTTTTGTCGACCAGATCGTGTCAGCCGTCCATTCCTGTACCCCCACCTATTCCCCTCCTCTTAAACCGCTGTGGGCTGATAGACGACTTAAAGTACTTGAAAGGGATAAGAACCGCTATCTTCGCTCCCTTCGTCGTCGACCATCTGAATATAGCAGACGTTTATACAAATATGCTGCTTCAGCTTATCGTATATACAACAGGGCTAGGTATCGGCTCTACCAAGCGAGGCTACAAATCCGCTTCCATGCCAACCCTCACTCCTTTTGGCGCTTCGTGAATTCCCGTAGAAGGTCACATGTTCTGCCGAGTATGCTGACTTTGGGTGAGAACTCAGCCTCCACCGCGTATGAGAAGGCTTCCCTGTTTGCTGCCCATTTTGCATCCGTCTTTGTTGCGCCCGTTGGCGGTTTTTCGACTGGTCTAGCTCTCACACCTGAGAATGCTATCTCTGTTTCTTGTCCGGTAATCACGGAACACGAAGTCCTGAAGTCATTGTCCAAACTGCGCCAATCTTACTCTCCTGGCCCAGACGGCATTCCAGCTGCTGTGTTAATCAAATGCCGCCATATTCTGGCTCCTCTACTTTCCAAAATTTTTACTCTCTCAATTTCACAAGGCAGCTTTCCTGCAATCTGGAAAGTTAGCTGGATTATACcaagatttaaaaaagggtCGCGCACAGTAGTGACTAATTATAGAGGCATTTCGTTGCAAAGCGCCTGTGCAAAAACTTTCGAATCTACAATCTTCCCATCACTACTGCATGATTGCAAAGCTTATATTAGCCACGAGTAACATGGTTTCATGCCAGGCCGCTCTACTGTCACGAACCTAATATCGTTCGTATCAGCTGTATTGGATAAACTTGATCGTGGTGGTCAAGTGGATACCATATTCACTGACTTTAAAGCTGCGTTTGATCGTGTCTGCCATCCGCTGCTACTGGCCAAGCTAGCAAAACTGGGATTTACGCCCAGCCTATGCACCTGGTTTACGTCATACTTGTCCCAACGTACCGGTGTTGTCAAGATCGACGATGCTTGTTCAGCAGCTTTTGGATGTCCTTCAGGTGTTCCTCAGGGTAGTGTTCTGAGCCctcttctcttctctctctTTATCAATGATGTCTGTCAAATTCTTCCCTCTAATGGTCATCTTCTCTTTGCTGATGACTTAAAAATCTTTCTACCTATATCTAACCTTTCTGACTGTCTTTCTCTGCAATCTTTCCTGGATAATTTTGCGACTTGGTGCACGTCTAATCTTCTCTCTCTATGCACTGATAAATGTTCTattatctctttctctcgctctaaACTACCGCACATGGGACAATACACTCTAAACGGACACGCTATCCAAAGGGTGTCTGAAATTCGTGATCTGGGCGTCATATTGGACTCTAGACTCTTCTTGCATAAACAACACGAGCAGGTGATTAGCTCGGCATTAAGAACATTGGGGTTTGTCCGCCGCCTCGCTCAAGAACTGACGGATCctcaatgtttgaaaaaattgtattgTGGCCTAGTTCGCCCAATACTAGAGTATGCGAGCGTAGTATGGAGTCCGAAGGAGGTTACCTGGATCGCTAGGATTGAAAGGgtgcaaaaactttttaccCGTATTGCAGCTCGCCGCATTATACCGAACCATGACATTCCTCTCCCGCCCTACGAGGTCAGGTGTCAAATTCTGGGCCTTCCTTCGTTGGAGACCAGGCGGGCACATACTCAGGCTTTACTGATTGCTGGTCTTCTATTGGGTACAACCGATGCGCCCTCCTTACTCCAACAAATTCCTCTCTATGTCCCTTCCCGATCCTTAAGAACTCGTCCCCCATTGGCTATTCCCAATCGCCGTACTCGCTATGGTAGTGACGATCCCCTGCTTGAATGTCTGCGACAGTTCAATGCTTGTTCTGTCCACTTCGATTTCCAGCACTCCATTTCTACCTTCCGCTCTCTCCTTGCAGCACATGCACTTCCTTCCTagaagttttccttccatttattTCCTTACCTCATTCACGCTCTGGCTGACGCGAGATATCGAACCTAGTACCATTCTGGCCGTCTTCAATCTGCCTACGTCAATGTAGTTAAGTATTATTATATCTGTGTTAATATTAAGCAGTATTTGCATAGCCCGAGAGGCAAGCAAtaagataaacaaataaacataaacataaacataaacgatgccaaacggATTTGGAGAAAAATGCCCTAAACGTCGATAAgattccgaaggtgtttaaaatgGAAGTGGACTGTGGTTAAAATCAAATTCTTAAAAATTCGTGCACAAATCAGAGAAATGCGTGTAGTGTGCTACGATCGAGTGCGCGTTTAGAGTGTAGACCGGATCTGTTGAGATTGTTCATTCCGTCAAAGTGCATGGAAGTTTGAATTCGTTCTTCGACAGTCTAGAGAAGGGCTGATTGGCAACagaacaaaaccgaaacctgACTTTCACCAGAATCGCGTCACGAGGCGCTGGCGCTTGCTGTGGTTGCTGCAACCACAGCCACCGGGGTTGGGCTTGGTGTCGATGATGCTTCCGTCGTGACAGTCGCTGGTGTAGTTGTTGAAGTTGTCGTAGTAGGCGCGTTGCTCGCTGGAGCAGTGCTTGTTACCGTATCGTTGCTAGACTTGTCACTAGTTGTGCTGGTTGCGGATGGAGCTGTAGTTTCGCTGCCCACTTTGGCCGCACTTGGGTTTCCTGTACCTGATGTGACCGCCGGTGACTTGGGAGCCGAGGGCAAGGAAGTGCCGGGTGATACAGATGATGCTATTTGCGTGGATGTACTAACACCAGCAACCTTCGATAGGTTTACCCTCGCCGTAACGGCCGCCTCTATCAGCTCATCCAGCAGGTAGCTGTCGGTTTGCGTGGATTTATCATCCACCATGATTTTCTGCCCACCGGAACCGTACTTGTGCGAAATTTCCA
This window harbors:
- the LOC131287756 gene encoding oocyte zinc finger protein XlCOF6-like, which produces MATQNEPGAVLRFYPTATDILADKIYYCPMENCEVTFQNGSHMQMHVKRHHKTTAPELNGMSKGSAKSDHKRFYCPSVECVYHQLPSDIPIKARYFSSFKSLKQHYLKMHSERKFGCSSCEKSFATASFLRHHRLSCGQKFKCEHCSYSYGSREALLTHAKRKQHGYSKLVGARKYTKSISIGTQTQIRKENQQTQTELSSNCDTPSTEVKQSECIPLMTIDQYKPNEGYSFANGSSTDDFMYSHSQSGPIEGSESFVVCTETQTDFMDVVYPNVINNHDPLLSYTHMYTQTNDEPGLITDLGLSTIETQTSWNDGGEGFGDYLVSTETQTNFDIEGFNCGSHCNDKINQAVQCQPTTASTGTAFLPVMNDNINNPSNITQGS
- the LOC131286943 gene encoding serine/threonine-protein kinase RIO1 yields the protein MSAGQFEDALEDATEYLGVVDLNEKLKATVPTSKVNGASPAVTKIEIQDALFGTGKIESEKEQWEEYDYDYDDDDDDDLDDDHFYCYEGGEIKRNQQLNLLQSHTNTQSVSQKVSHFQPADTLFKKFTNRINVEKYDGPSSLPSHAKNTLIETQRKADSDRLRSKDKQDRATVEQVMDPRTRMIVFKLLNRAMINEINGCISTGKEANVYHATSSTGMDYAIKIFKTSILTFKDRDKYVTGEYRFRHGYNKHNPRKMVRTWAEKEMRNLVRMKKCELPVPEPILLRGHVLVMEFIGRDGWPASKLKDVELSTSKARELYRDAVVMMWIMYNRCKLVHADLSEFNLLYHEGKIIIIDVSQSVEHEHPHALEFLRKDCTNVTEFFRKRDVSTMTVKELFDFITDATITPETMEGCLERISEKIANRSFDEFTELQKIEEAVFKRIFIPKTLHDVYDAERDVFDTREEDLVYKTITGLGAVEKQPSNQPVVPEDALDSKDGNSSEECSDSEHSSNDEDDEEGGNEGKGSAVIVRAKDETAEERRARKKAVKDEKAEKRKAKVKKHIKKRKEKMGRK
- the LOC131287314 gene encoding ubiquitin carboxyl-terminal hydrolase nonstop isoform X2 gives rise to the protein MGDVGCSHFATYIKEFGYDSFTVVHAYFSACIGKEARRRKALSCLCHKCGGSGPQLFSCLHCIYFGCKGAHINEHYKLTKHFMALELCYGMLYCYQCRDFIYNSECQAIAERHLRREARSLNKSLSWRPWSPSKLEIELLLKNPKRRHVTAYSSIGLRGLLNLGSTCFMNCIVQALIHTPLLRDYFLAELHECTSKTAAKCLVCEVSRLFQEFYSGARGPLSLHRLLHLIWNHARHLAGYEQQDAHEFFIATLDVLHRHCKISMTELPLSATTTGTQPMAPNAGATSNATPADPNPAQCNCIIDQIFTGGLQSDVVCQACNGVSTTIDPFWDISLDLGESSNSQGYGGPPKSLIDCLERFTRAEHLGSSAKIKCNTCKSYQESTKQLSMRTLPIVASFHLKRFEHSSLIDKKISTFISFPSELDMTPFMSQKNRDTADFRYSLYAVINHVGTLDAGHYTAYVRHQKDIWVKCDDHIITTATLKQVLDSEGYLLFYHKKILEYE
- the LOC131287314 gene encoding ubiquitin carboxyl-terminal hydrolase nonstop isoform X1, with the protein product MGDVGCSHFATYIKEFGYDSFTVVHAYFSACIGKEARRRKALSCLCHKCGGSGPQLFSCLHCIYFGCKGAHINEHYKLTKHFMALELCYGMLYCYQCRDFIYNSECQAIAERHLRREARSLNKSLSWRPWSPSKLEIELLLKNPKRRHVTAYSSIGLRGLLNLGSTCFMNCIVQALIHTPLLRDYFLAELHECTSKTAAKCLVCEVSRLFQEFYSGARGPLSLHRLLHLIWNHARHLAGYEQQDAHEFFIATLDVLHRHCKISMTELAANVAAAAAAEKSQQQPQNQHSNTNFHLPQGSLQQQLLQQSTSNAQPLSATTTGTQPMAPNAGATSNATPADPNPAQCNCIIDQIFTGGLQSDVVCQACNGVSTTIDPFWDISLDLGESSNSQGYGGPPKSLIDCLERFTRAEHLGSSAKIKCNTCKSYQESTKQLSMRTLPIVASFHLKRFEHSSLIDKKISTFISFPSELDMTPFMSQKKSDQQQQPLSGGADRKASTHSADNVGANGSSTPAATGMAGSSSGQGDEDRGTNGGGNGSQHSRDTADFRYSLYAVINHVGTLDAGHYTAYVRHQKDIWVKCDDHIITTATLKQVLDSEGYLLFYHKKILEYE